Proteins encoded by one window of Candidatus Omnitrophota bacterium:
- a CDS encoding sigma-70 family RNA polymerase sigma factor gives MYTTQMPELHDEPEAIDLLMEDAEDSSFLPDDLELDDADEKKKSSKTKRAKSVRSVGRSSNNPVKDYLREISNYSLLTREEEGAIYKKIDSGRRRLCEGLSNSRIAIRELESLIGDLKTGKRSPHTMFRNPDAGRTRRKTELDKAIKEMARHIQTIRKGFREEDSDHLSERQLINRQKKWVDTLYSMDLDINALWRLSKVLRESYRRYRQADPQERKALAAQMEDSPARLKESCKLIRDGLNTIRDARQEMIRGNLRLVVSVAKRYKHCFIPMLDLIQEGNLGLTRAVDKFDASRGTKFSTYAVWWIRQSISRAVKQQRRTIRLPTGVTDQIAQVDRANTQLTQDLGREPSLRELAAHVGMEEERVTDLLGWQQDPLSLETPIRDDRETTIGELIKDARVVSPVSKLTRRVLNKRIEELLCQLSEREETIIRLRYGLSDGKVWKLGDIGKRFGITRERVRQIEQRAIRKLRHPLRAREIRDFLN, from the coding sequence ATGTATACGACTCAAATGCCGGAGTTGCATGATGAGCCGGAAGCGATCGACTTGCTGATGGAGGATGCCGAGGATTCTTCCTTCTTGCCTGACGATTTGGAACTCGACGATGCGGACGAAAAAAAGAAATCGTCCAAAACCAAACGCGCGAAATCCGTCCGCTCGGTAGGCCGGTCGTCGAACAATCCGGTCAAGGACTATCTCCGCGAAATCAGCAACTACTCCCTTTTAACCCGCGAAGAAGAAGGTGCCATTTATAAAAAGATCGACAGCGGCCGCCGCCGGCTCTGCGAAGGTCTTTCCAACTCGCGCATTGCCATTCGCGAACTGGAAAGCCTGATCGGAGACCTGAAAACGGGAAAGCGGTCGCCGCATACCATGTTTCGCAATCCGGACGCCGGACGCACGCGCCGCAAAACCGAACTGGATAAAGCCATCAAGGAAATGGCGCGCCACATTCAAACGATCCGGAAAGGCTTCCGCGAAGAAGACAGCGATCATCTTTCAGAACGCCAACTGATCAATCGTCAAAAAAAGTGGGTGGATACGCTTTATAGCATGGATTTGGACATTAACGCACTCTGGCGATTGTCCAAGGTTCTGCGCGAATCCTATCGCCGCTATCGCCAGGCCGATCCGCAGGAGCGAAAGGCGCTCGCCGCCCAGATGGAAGATTCTCCCGCCCGGCTGAAAGAGAGTTGCAAACTCATCCGCGACGGATTGAACACGATTCGCGATGCGCGGCAAGAGATGATTCGCGGCAACTTGCGGCTGGTTGTCTCCGTAGCGAAGCGTTACAAGCATTGTTTCATTCCCATGCTGGACCTGATCCAAGAAGGAAACCTGGGCTTGACCCGCGCGGTGGATAAATTCGACGCCAGCCGGGGGACGAAATTCAGCACTTACGCCGTATGGTGGATTCGTCAAAGCATTTCCCGCGCCGTCAAGCAACAGCGCCGAACCATCCGCCTCCCTACCGGAGTTACCGACCAGATCGCTCAGGTAGACCGGGCGAATACGCAGTTGACGCAGGATTTGGGACGCGAACCTTCCTTGCGCGAATTGGCGGCTCATGTGGGAATGGAAGAAGAACGGGTAACCGATCTTCTCGGTTGGCAGCAGGATCCGCTTTCTTTGGAAACGCCCATCCGCGACGACCGCGAAACCACTATTGGCGAGTTGATTAAAGACGCCAGAGTGGTCTCTCCCGTTTCCAAGTTGACCCGAAGAGTGCTGAACAAGCGCATCGAAGAACTTTTGTGCCAGCTTTCCGAACGCGAAGAGACCATCATTCGCCTTCGCTACGGATTGTCCGACGGCAAAGTATGGAAACTGGGCGATATCGGCAAGCGCTTCGGCATCACCCGCGAGCGCGTGCGCCAGATCGAACAACGAGCCATTCGGAAATTGAGACACCCCCTGCGGGCGCGGGAGATTCGCGATTTTCTGAATTGA
- a CDS encoding WD40 repeat domain-containing protein: protein MVRRRKKNLLFRRMKTNAFLGYFLVGCFLVMFAVLFIYAAFKSSKNKPIVKLEMKTADELAKEYVEAEYSVKGTPVSFPLRGEDGELISSAGYIHCADISPDGKMLAAAAFTGVFVWNEENHIPYRCFEGYTEPVVNLNFSPAGEKLLTIDRWGNVHLLNVESGRTLHSFSMNPWEKSANNRAHYPYGYYANSPYKTAFSPDGNYFAICEAGTKIRVWEVKTGLCLQVFRFSPYRAIGFVFSHDSKELLAVSAFDNQRWPAPSQSDSQSTRFTLWSMTDGKSIRQFDIKEDISLCAAFTPDGRRILAGGNRCLAVLDKNSGAIIQRIDIEDKTMIQSPIPAPLTAVYSYRTNSANTRLSSYFPFEPPFTAFTAFSADGERFLRIAPLRAAEQIKGEIWDLRSGKKSDIFMPDQGYIPPPAFSLRYYIDRSELRAIGVSANWKELLIQGRQNRLTGVWNRESCEWRTIGGGDYRLLEKVSFSEDESKAQIYFRDGSIDCWNFKTGEMLHESSAPTAATKEIREPGLIQKSPNQEYALLHVNESPTAEAAVNESPTDMPRPRISVELANWPSRKHIGNLGDSFLVDSTPVFSPDSRWLVLGDRTGMVTIFEAASGKTRHSFRIAQEDVNKNIGRFSKIQFSHNSQKALAIYTIENRDGSVKSWFQLYDLKAGKENSPVYQKEERIEIGDFSPGDGALCVCGKHIYLIDTATGTILLTLSHPGSPYPVQFSNDGQWLLTDASLWDAKTGALIKRLNPGNADIHYAVFSRDKKRLLAGVNDGTIRLWDLSALP from the coding sequence ATGGTTCGGCGAAGAAAAAAGAATCTCTTGTTCCGCAGGATGAAAACCAACGCCTTCTTGGGATATTTCCTGGTTGGATGCTTCCTCGTAATGTTCGCGGTTCTTTTCATTTACGCCGCATTTAAGAGTTCCAAGAACAAGCCAATTGTGAAGCTAGAGATGAAAACGGCGGACGAATTGGCGAAGGAATACGTTGAAGCGGAATATAGCGTTAAAGGGACGCCGGTTTCCTTTCCGTTGCGCGGGGAAGATGGAGAGTTGATTTCGAGTGCGGGATATATCCATTGCGCTGATATTTCGCCTGACGGAAAAATGCTGGCGGCGGCGGCATTTACGGGCGTTTTTGTTTGGAACGAAGAGAATCATATTCCATATCGATGTTTCGAGGGTTATACGGAACCTGTAGTCAATCTGAATTTTTCTCCCGCCGGCGAGAAATTATTGACGATTGACCGATGGGGAAACGTTCATCTTCTCAATGTGGAAAGCGGTAGGACGCTTCATTCCTTTTCGATGAATCCTTGGGAGAAAAGCGCAAATAACCGGGCGCATTATCCTTATGGCTACTATGCCAATTCGCCTTATAAAACGGCTTTTTCACCCGACGGGAATTATTTTGCGATTTGCGAAGCGGGAACAAAAATAAGGGTTTGGGAAGTAAAAACGGGACTATGCCTTCAAGTATTCCGGTTTTCGCCCTATCGAGCGATTGGTTTCGTTTTTTCTCACGACAGCAAGGAATTATTGGCCGTTTCCGCATTCGATAACCAACGATGGCCAGCTCCATCGCAGAGCGATTCACAATCAACCCGTTTCACATTATGGAGCATGACGGACGGTAAATCGATCCGGCAGTTCGACATCAAGGAAGATATTAGCCTTTGCGCCGCTTTTACTCCCGATGGAAGGAGGATTCTTGCGGGAGGGAATCGATGCCTGGCGGTTTTGGATAAAAATTCTGGCGCCATTATCCAGCGCATCGATATTGAAGATAAGACTATGATCCAGAGTCCGATTCCCGCACCGCTGACGGCTGTATATAGTTACCGCACCAATTCTGCCAATACGCGCCTTTCTTCCTATTTTCCTTTCGAGCCGCCATTTACAGCGTTTACGGCATTCTCAGCGGATGGAGAAAGGTTCTTGCGCATTGCGCCTTTGCGGGCGGCGGAACAAATAAAAGGCGAAATCTGGGATTTGCGCAGCGGGAAAAAATCCGATATTTTCATGCCGGATCAAGGATATATTCCCCCTCCAGCTTTCTCATTACGGTATTATATCGACCGGTCAGAATTGCGCGCGATCGGCGTTTCAGCGAATTGGAAAGAATTATTGATTCAGGGAAGACAAAACCGTTTGACGGGAGTCTGGAATCGGGAATCGTGTGAATGGCGTACGATCGGAGGCGGAGATTATCGGCTTTTGGAGAAAGTCTCTTTTTCCGAAGATGAATCCAAGGCGCAGATTTACTTTCGAGATGGTTCCATCGATTGTTGGAATTTCAAAACCGGCGAAATGCTCCATGAATCTTCGGCGCCGACAGCAGCAACGAAAGAAATTCGCGAACCGGGATTAATCCAGAAATCGCCGAATCAAGAATACGCATTATTGCATGTAAACGAATCTCCGACCGCCGAAGCGGCGGTAAACGAATCACCAACCGATATGCCGCGGCCAAGAATAAGCGTTGAACTGGCAAATTGGCCTTCGCGGAAACATATCGGAAATCTGGGGGATTCCTTTCTTGTGGATTCGACGCCAGTGTTTTCGCCCGACAGCCGTTGGTTGGTTCTGGGGGACCGTACAGGAATGGTTACGATATTCGAAGCGGCATCGGGAAAGACGCGCCACTCGTTTCGAATCGCGCAAGAAGATGTCAACAAAAACATAGGCCGCTTTTCGAAAATTCAGTTTTCTCACAACAGTCAAAAGGCGTTGGCGATTTACACGATTGAAAATAGAGACGGATCCGTCAAGTCGTGGTTTCAGTTGTACGATCTGAAAGCGGGAAAGGAAAATTCGCCGGTCTACCAGAAAGAGGAACGAATTGAGATTGGCGATTTTTCACCCGGCGACGGCGCCTTATGCGTTTGCGGGAAACATATTTACCTAATCGATACGGCAACCGGAACGATTCTCCTGACTCTATCGCATCCCGGCTCTCCCTATCCTGTCCAGTTTTCCAACGACGGACAATGGCTGTTGACAGATGCAAGTTTATGGGACGCGAAGACCGGCGCGTTAATCAAAAGATTGAATCCAGGAAATGCGGATATTCATTACGCCGTTTTTTCGAGGGACAAAAAGCGCTTATTGGCTGGCGTTAACGATGGAACCATACGCTTGTGGGATCTTTCCGCTTTGCCATAA
- a CDS encoding AEC family transporter yields MNPTEISGIASIVYSIFVVLIGYVIGRIFFKIEDRSLSIACLFVFAPAFLFRQALGQHLSAHLFTLIFFYLFFHTGIMLLAARGLFRLLNIPRAMGHLYLVNILIVSILGLRWFQTVLGAPDQAVETINTFIFFHLALCATLGVYMGSGNDRFIDSAFEMLKTPLVYAIGLGLPLAAIGIPLHFDILDGVDSLLNAMLPVGLLVVGIIWGRYIFFGQAKEYAAFLPGIVLCVIMKMIVSPAAALLISKIMGIHDATIQRAFILSSAAPTGVFAALLVSFYGKANEKRFTVFCIVLTTAVAFITIPLLRILLDRLYPLS; encoded by the coding sequence ATGAATCCAACAGAAATTTCCGGCATTGCCAGCATAGTATACTCGATATTCGTCGTTTTGATCGGGTACGTAATTGGACGAATCTTCTTTAAAATCGAAGATCGTTCTCTCTCCATTGCGTGCCTCTTTGTTTTCGCCCCCGCTTTTTTATTTCGCCAAGCGTTGGGACAGCATCTATCCGCCCATCTTTTCACCCTGATTTTCTTTTATTTATTTTTTCATACCGGGATCATGCTTCTAGCGGCGCGCGGCCTATTCCGGCTATTGAATATTCCCCGCGCGATGGGGCATCTTTATCTGGTGAATATTTTGATCGTCAGCATTCTTGGCCTGCGTTGGTTTCAAACCGTGCTCGGCGCTCCCGATCAGGCGGTGGAAACGATCAATACTTTCATCTTCTTTCATTTGGCTCTATGCGCCACCCTGGGCGTATATATGGGTTCGGGAAACGATCGCTTCATCGACAGCGCTTTCGAGATGCTTAAAACCCCTCTCGTTTACGCCATTGGATTGGGACTTCCCCTGGCGGCCATCGGGATTCCATTGCATTTCGATATCTTGGATGGCGTGGATTCTTTGCTTAACGCTATGCTTCCCGTTGGGCTTTTAGTAGTGGGAATCATATGGGGACGCTATATCTTTTTCGGACAGGCGAAGGAGTATGCGGCCTTTTTGCCGGGGATTGTTCTTTGCGTCATTATGAAAATGATCGTCTCACCCGCCGCCGCGCTTTTAATCTCAAAAATCATGGGAATTCACGACGCGACGATCCAACGCGCTTTCATCTTATCTTCGGCTGCGCCAACCGGCGTCTTCGCCGCATTATTAGTCAGTTTTTACGGAAAAGCCAACGAGAAGCGCTTTACGGTTTTCTGCATCGTCCTGACGACGGCGGTCGCATTTATCACGATCCCCTTATTGCGAATATTGCTTGATCGCTTGTATCCCCTATCGTAA
- the uvrA gene encoding excinuclease ABC subunit UvrA, with amino-acid sequence MKKIILRGAKEHNLKNIDLEIPRDRLVVFTGVSGSGKSSLAFDTIYAEGQRRYVESLSAYARQFLGQMEKPKVDFIGGLSPAISIEQKSTSKNPRSTVGTVTEIYDYLRVLFARCGTPYCPHDDLPLESQTVDEIVDRIMELPERTRFLLLAPKVRERKGEYKDIFDRAKKDGFARIRVDGRVMELDEKIALDKKLAHSVEIVVDRLVMKSDVRSRLSDSVELALNQGDGALFLSIPEMEDRMFSSKNACLRCGFSIGELNPQHFSFNHPLGMCPECGGLGRKLELDPDLVVPDPTRAVIDGAIVPWKNIFQNGNDSQWANHARKRLETFAQKRGIDLAKPWNKLSKKAQQLLLYGDKSRRDGYQGIITVTSADAGADDRRLFRRDGYQGIITEMERWFSNTTSEGFRSYLLETFMHRVPCETCEGGRLRPEYLAVRFSGKKIYEITDMDIISARRFFQDEVDLSPKRMAIASEILKEIRERLRFLEDVGLGYLNMSRSAPSLSGGEAQRIRLASQIGSALVGVLYVLDEPSIGLHQRDNRKLIDTLLRLRDLGNTVLVVEHDQEMMESADFLVDFGPGAGKDGGEVVVADTPENVRNHPDSLTGAYLSGKKRIEIPIHRRPGNGKFIEIVGAAENNLQNIDVNIPLGTMTCVTGVSGSGKSTLITEILFKSLDRELHRAQVVPGAHKEIRGIHHIDKVIEIDQNPIGRTPRSNPATYVKVFDPIRQLFAQLPDAKMRGYPAGRFSFNVRGGRCEGCEGGGAKCIEMHFLPDVYVTCEVCGGKRFNRETLQVKFKGHSIADVLDLSVKEAMELFSHQPRIVRILETLVHVGLDYIHLGQSAPTLSGGEAQRVKLAKELSRRDTGNTLYILDEPTTGLHFADIKKLLRVLNELVDRGNTVVVIEHNLDVIKSADYIIDLGPDGGSGGGRIVDSGAPEEIAENNNSYTGQFLKKILRGAVLEKISA; translated from the coding sequence ATGAAAAAGATTATTTTACGCGGCGCCAAAGAACATAACCTCAAAAACATCGATTTGGAAATTCCCCGCGACCGGTTAGTCGTATTTACCGGCGTCAGCGGTTCGGGAAAATCTTCTCTTGCCTTTGATACGATATACGCCGAAGGCCAGCGGCGCTATGTGGAGTCGCTTTCCGCCTACGCCCGTCAGTTTTTAGGACAGATGGAGAAGCCGAAAGTGGATTTCATCGGAGGGTTGTCGCCCGCCATCTCCATCGAACAGAAAAGCACAAGCAAAAATCCGCGTTCCACCGTCGGCACCGTGACCGAAATTTACGATTATCTGCGCGTCCTTTTCGCCCGCTGCGGGACGCCGTATTGTCCCCACGACGACCTCCCTCTGGAATCCCAAACTGTAGATGAGATTGTGGATCGGATCATGGAATTGCCCGAACGGACGCGCTTTCTGCTCCTCGCTCCGAAAGTTCGGGAGAGAAAAGGAGAATACAAGGACATCTTCGACAGAGCTAAGAAGGACGGCTTCGCGCGCATCCGCGTCGATGGCCGGGTCATGGAACTGGATGAAAAAATCGCGTTGGACAAAAAACTGGCCCATTCGGTGGAAATCGTCGTAGACCGGCTGGTCATGAAATCCGATGTACGTTCGCGATTGTCCGATTCCGTGGAGTTGGCGCTCAATCAGGGCGACGGCGCGCTGTTTCTTTCCATTCCCGAAATGGAAGACCGCATGTTTAGCTCCAAAAATGCGTGCCTGCGCTGCGGTTTCTCCATCGGCGAGCTCAATCCCCAGCATTTTTCCTTCAACCACCCTTTGGGCATGTGTCCCGAATGCGGCGGGTTAGGAAGAAAATTGGAACTCGATCCCGATCTGGTCGTTCCCGATCCAACTCGGGCGGTGATCGATGGCGCCATCGTCCCGTGGAAGAATATTTTCCAAAACGGCAATGATTCCCAATGGGCAAATCACGCCCGAAAGCGGTTGGAGACGTTTGCCCAAAAACGCGGAATCGATCTGGCTAAACCGTGGAACAAACTATCCAAAAAAGCGCAGCAATTGCTCCTCTACGGCGATAAAAGCCGGAGAGACGGTTATCAGGGCATCATTACCGTAACGTCGGCGGATGCGGGCGCTGACGACCGGCGATTATTTCGGAGAGACGGTTATCAGGGCATCATTACCGAAATGGAGCGGTGGTTTTCCAACACCACGTCGGAAGGCTTCCGCAGTTACTTGCTGGAAACGTTCATGCACCGGGTTCCTTGTGAAACCTGTGAGGGCGGGCGCTTGCGTCCAGAGTATCTCGCCGTCCGGTTTTCGGGGAAAAAAATCTACGAAATCACCGATATGGATATTATTTCCGCGCGCCGCTTTTTTCAGGACGAAGTCGATCTCAGCCCCAAACGAATGGCCATCGCGAGCGAGATATTGAAGGAAATCCGCGAACGGCTGCGTTTTCTCGAAGACGTCGGTTTGGGCTATCTCAACATGAGCCGTTCCGCCCCCAGCCTTTCCGGCGGCGAGGCCCAGCGCATCCGTCTGGCGAGCCAGATCGGCAGCGCCCTGGTGGGAGTGCTTTACGTGCTCGACGAACCCAGCATCGGGCTGCATCAGCGGGATAACCGCAAACTTATCGATACGCTGCTGCGTCTGCGCGACTTGGGCAATACGGTTCTCGTCGTCGAACACGATCAGGAGATGATGGAATCGGCTGATTTTCTCGTCGATTTCGGTCCTGGCGCCGGAAAAGATGGCGGAGAGGTGGTTGTGGCGGATACGCCGGAAAATGTACGCAATCACCCCGATTCGCTGACGGGAGCCTATCTCTCCGGCAAGAAGCGAATCGAAATCCCGATCCACCGCCGTCCGGGCAATGGTAAATTCATCGAAATCGTCGGAGCGGCGGAAAATAACCTGCAAAACATCGATGTGAATATTCCTTTAGGAACAATGACCTGCGTGACCGGCGTATCTGGTTCGGGAAAAAGCACGTTAATTACGGAAATATTGTTCAAATCGCTGGATCGGGAGTTGCATCGCGCCCAAGTCGTCCCCGGCGCGCATAAGGAAATCCGGGGAATCCATCATATCGACAAAGTCATCGAAATCGACCAAAATCCCATTGGCCGCACGCCGCGCTCCAATCCCGCCACCTACGTCAAAGTCTTTGATCCCATTCGGCAACTATTCGCCCAACTGCCAGACGCCAAGATGCGCGGCTATCCCGCGGGCCGATTTTCTTTCAATGTGAGAGGCGGACGCTGCGAGGGATGCGAAGGCGGCGGGGCGAAGTGCATCGAAATGCACTTTCTGCCCGACGTATACGTAACCTGCGAGGTCTGCGGCGGCAAGCGCTTCAATCGCGAAACTCTGCAAGTGAAATTCAAGGGGCATTCCATCGCCGACGTTCTCGATCTCAGCGTCAAAGAAGCGATGGAACTCTTCAGCCATCAACCTCGGATAGTGCGCATCCTGGAAACGCTGGTTCATGTGGGGTTGGATTACATCCACCTGGGGCAATCGGCGCCCACCCTTTCCGGCGGCGAGGCGCAGCGGGTGAAACTGGCGAAAGAACTGTCGCGGCGGGATACGGGAAATACGCTCTATATCCTCGACGAGCCGACGACCGGCCTCCATTTCGCCGACATCAAGAAACTGTTGCGCGTCCTTAACGAATTAGTAGATCGGGGTAATACGGTCGTCGTGATCGAACATAATCTAGACGTCATCAAATCGGCGGATTATATCATCGATTTGGGGCCGGACGGCGGAAGCGGCGGGGGAAGAATTGTCGATTCTGGCGCTCCGGAAGAGATCGCGGAAAATAACAATTCGTATACAGGACAATTTCTCAAAAAAATTCTGCGCGGCGCCGTCCTGGAAAAAATCTCCGCCTGA
- a CDS encoding DUF4160 domain-containing protein: protein MPTISMFYGILILMYFYDNKKHNVPHFHAEYGEYEATIAIEDGSVLGGNLPPAKMKLVQAWIEIHRDDLMADWKLAVSGEPVFKIDPLR from the coding sequence GTGCCTACGATTTCGATGTTCTATGGGATTCTGATCTTGATGTATTTCTACGACAACAAGAAGCATAACGTCCCTCATTTTCACGCAGAGTATGGAGAATACGAAGCAACTATCGCCATTGAGGATGGTTCTGTTCTCGGCGGCAATCTGCCGCCAGCCAAGATGAAGTTGGTGCAGGCATGGATCGAAATACACCGGGACGACTTGATGGCGGACTGGAAGTTGGCAGTTTCGGGGGAGCCAGTGTTCAAAATTGATCCATTGCGATAG
- a CDS encoding DUF2442 domain-containing protein, with amino-acid sequence MDKIVKAIPLEDYRIEIQASSGISGIFDVKPYLGGSAFKELWNESYFRMVRPAHHGIAWPHEQDFSADTIIWDIQNAQQRKKQL; translated from the coding sequence ATGGACAAGATCGTCAAAGCCATCCCTCTTGAAGACTATCGGATTGAGATTCAGGCGAGTAGTGGTATTTCTGGCATCTTTGATGTCAAACCCTACTTAGGAGGAAGTGCATTCAAAGAGCTTTGGAATGAGTCGTATTTTCGCATGGTGCGCCCTGCACATCATGGAATTGCATGGCCGCATGAACAGGATTTCAGCGCGGACACCATTATCTGGGATATTCAAAACGCCCAACAGAGAAAAAAACAATTATGA
- the rph gene encoding ribonuclease PH, producing the protein MKESELRRVGGRSINELRAIEFQRNYLDFAEGSCLVTIGRTRVVCAASIDDRVPPFLTGSGQGWVTAEYNMLPKSSKQRIPRDKARSGRAQEIQRLIGRSLRCVTRLDKLGERTIYIDCDVIQADGGTRTASITGAAVALYDAMKFLMSIGLIKEWPLRDLVAAISVGLVDGKILLDLDYSEDRAADVDFNVVKTGSGEFVEIQGAAENKTFDQNQLILMLEAADAGIKRIVTAQKQTLGIE; encoded by the coding sequence ATGAAGGAAAGCGAATTGCGCCGTGTCGGCGGCCGTTCTATCAACGAGTTGCGAGCGATCGAATTTCAACGGAATTATTTGGATTTTGCCGAAGGTTCCTGCCTGGTGACGATCGGACGCACTCGCGTCGTCTGCGCCGCCTCCATCGATGACCGCGTGCCGCCGTTCCTGACCGGTTCGGGCCAGGGATGGGTGACGGCGGAATACAACATGCTCCCCAAATCCTCCAAGCAGCGGATCCCCCGCGATAAGGCAAGAAGCGGGAGGGCGCAGGAGATCCAACGCTTGATCGGACGTTCTCTGCGCTGCGTTACGCGTTTGGATAAATTGGGCGAGAGAACCATCTATATCGACTGCGACGTGATCCAGGCGGACGGCGGAACGCGGACGGCTTCGATAACGGGCGCCGCCGTGGCGCTTTACGACGCGATGAAATTCTTAATGAGTATCGGTCTTATTAAAGAATGGCCGTTGCGCGACCTGGTCGCCGCAATCAGCGTAGGTCTCGTAGATGGGAAAATTCTTCTCGATTTGGATTATAGCGAAGACAGAGCCGCCGATGTGGATTTCAACGTCGTTAAGACGGGATCGGGCGAGTTCGTGGAAATTCAAGGCGCGGCGGAAAATAAGACGTTCGATCAAAACCAACTCATTCTTATGCTGGAAGCCGCCGATGCGGGAATCAAACGGATCGTAACGGCGCAAAAACAAACTTTGGGAATTGAGTAA
- a CDS encoding GNAT family N-acetyltransferase, with product MTLKIEECAAIPDERPLAIWENILSAQAMHPFFHTPQWPDLLCKVIPGARPCHRWLKFTDSKEAIFPLISMPKKFCLRKLESLPWGTYGGLIGGGLTDEHLRAAASSVLSWREPVCEIALPPSLEEQTGAESSIDWRESFTHTLDLSCGFEEIWRERFQPRTRTAIRRAQENGVAIRWSNNESAVRVMRDLYRQARQRWEGVETLPDAFFEALTDYPGEWIRIWLAEKNGEPLAANVIFYGKGEVQYFAGASDLRFSNDQGSKILTSEIIRDACERGCALFNFGASGGLPGVEQFKRLFGGGMAIYRRMRFLHPWLNIIR from the coding sequence ATGACTCTGAAGATTGAGGAATGCGCCGCCATACCGGACGAACGCCCGCTCGCCATCTGGGAAAACATTCTTAGCGCTCAAGCCATGCACCCCTTCTTTCATACTCCCCAATGGCCGGATTTATTATGTAAAGTCATTCCCGGCGCCCGGCCTTGTCATCGTTGGCTGAAATTTACCGATAGCAAGGAAGCGATATTTCCTTTGATTTCCATGCCGAAAAAATTCTGTTTGCGAAAATTGGAATCGCTGCCGTGGGGAACGTACGGCGGATTGATCGGCGGCGGATTGACGGACGAGCATCTGCGCGCCGCCGCTTCCAGCGTCTTATCCTGGCGCGAACCGGTCTGCGAAATCGCCCTTCCGCCCTCGCTGGAAGAACAAACCGGCGCTGAATCTTCAATTGATTGGCGGGAATCGTTCACGCATACGTTGGATTTATCTTGCGGCTTCGAGGAAATATGGCGCGAACGGTTTCAACCGCGCACCCGGACGGCTATCCGGCGCGCCCAGGAGAACGGAGTCGCCATCCGATGGTCCAACAACGAATCCGCCGTCCGCGTCATGCGCGATTTGTATCGCCAGGCGCGTCAACGGTGGGAAGGAGTAGAAACGCTGCCGGACGCCTTTTTCGAGGCGCTGACGGATTATCCCGGCGAATGGATACGAATTTGGCTGGCGGAAAAAAACGGGGAGCCGCTGGCGGCGAACGTAATTTTCTATGGAAAAGGAGAGGTTCAATATTTTGCTGGCGCCAGCGATCTCCGGTTTTCGAACGATCAGGGAAGTAAAATTCTGACAAGCGAAATCATCCGCGACGCTTGCGAAAGAGGATGCGCCTTGTTCAATTTCGGAGCCAGCGGCGGATTGCCCGGAGTGGAGCAATTCAAGCGCCTATTCGGGGGAGGGATGGCGATTTATCGGCGGATGCGTTTCCTGCATCCTTGGTTGAATATTATCCGCTAA